One Bos taurus isolate L1 Dominette 01449 registration number 42190680 breed Hereford chromosome 3, ARS-UCD2.0, whole genome shotgun sequence DNA window includes the following coding sequences:
- the IGSF9 gene encoding protein turtle homolog A isoform X1 — MVWCLSLAILSLIISQGADGRGKPEVVSVVGRAGESAVLGCDLLPPAGRPPLHVIEWLRFGFLLPIFIQFGLYSPRIDPDYVGRVRLQKGASLQIEELRVEDQGWYECRVLFLDQHTPEEDSANGSWVHLTVNSPPQFLETPPQVLEVWEREPVTLRCVAQGNPQPRVTWKLRGQDLGQGQSQVQVLNGTLRIRRVERSSAGVYTCQASSTEGSATHATQLLVLGPPVIVVPPKNSTVNASQDVSLACRAEAYPANLTYSWFQDSTNVFHISRLQPRVRILVDGSLRLQAAQPDDAGRYTCVPSNGLPRPPSASAYLTVLYPAQVTAMPPETPLPVGMRGVIRCPVRANPPLLFVSWTKDGQALQLDKFPGWSQGPEGSLIIALGNEDALGEYSCTPYNSLGTAGPSPVTRVLLKAPPAFLERPKEEYFQEVGRELLIPCSARGDPSPTISWAKVGRGPQGQAQVDSNSSLILRPLTKEAHGRWECTASNAVARVAASTNVYVLGTSPHVVTNVSVVPLPKGANVSWEPGFDGGYLQRFSVWYTPLAKRPDRAHHDWVSLAVPVGTAFLLVPGLQPHTQYQFSVLAQNKLGSGPFSEIVLSAPEGLPTTPAAPSPPPTEMSPPLSPPRGLVAVRTPRGVLLHWDPPELVPKRLDGYILEGRQGSQGWEVLDRAVAGTEMQLLVPGLIKDVLYEFRLVAFSGSYVSDPSNTANVSTSGLEVYPSRTQLPGLLPQPVLAGVVGGVCFLGVAVLVSILAACLMNRRRAARRRRKRLRQDPPLIFSPAGKSAPHSAPGSGSPDSVAKLKLQGSPVPSLRQSLLWGDPAGPPSPPPDPPPSRGPLPLEPICRGPDGRFVMGPQVGTSREKSGPEQSEPRTPARRQARSYDCSSSSPSGMPQPLCIADISPVGPPRPAPPSPLPGPGPLLQYLSLPFFREMNVDGDWLPVEEPGPAPPPDYMDTRPCPTSSNLQPLDCSSESPRAALPGVMVGVGAAPEPPYTALVDWTMRERLLPSLLPAAPRGSLTSQSSGRGSASFLRPPSTAPSAGGSYLSPAPGDTSSWASGPERWPRREHVVTVSKRRNTSVDENYEWDSEFPGDMELLETLHLGLAGPRSRLEAEPELGVKTPEEGCLLSAAHAPGPEARCAALREEFLAFRRRRDAARSRLPAYRQPVFHPEQATLL; from the exons GGCGTGTCCGGCTTCAGAAGGGGGCATCTCTGCAGATCGAAGAGCTCCGGGTTGAAGACCAGGGCTGGTACGAGTGCCGTGTGCTCTTCCTAGACCAGCACACCCCTGAGGAAGACTCTGCTAACGGCTCCTGGGTGCATCTCACCGTCAACT CGCCCCCCCAGTTCCTGGAGACGCCTCCCCAAGTGCTCGAAGTGTGGGAACGGGAGCCGGTCACCCTGCGGTGTGTGGCCCAAGGCAACCCCCAACCTCGGGTGACTTGGAAGCTCCGAGGACAGGACCTCGGCCAGGGCCAGAGTCAAGTGCAG GTGCTGAACGGAACGCTGCGGATCCGGAGGGTGGAGCGAAGCAGCGCCGGGGTCTACACCTGCCAAGCCTCCAGCACTGAGGGCAGTGCCACCCACGCCACCCAGCTGCTGGTGCTAG GACCCCCAGTCATCGTGGTGCCCCCCAAGAACAGCACGGTCAATGCCTCCCAGGATGTTTCTCTGGCCTGCCGGGCTGAGGCATACCCTGCTAACCTCACCTACAGCTGGTTCCAGGACAGCACCAATGTCTTCCACATTAG CCGCCTGCAGCCCCGAGTGCGGATCCTGGTGGACGGCAGCTTGCGGCTGCAGGCCGCCCAGCCTGATGATGCCGGCCGCTACACCTGTGTGCCCAGCAACGGCCTCCCGCGCCCGCCCTCGGCCTCTGCCTACCTCACTGTGCTCT ACCCAGCGCAGGTGACTGCCATGCCTCCTGAGACGCCGTTGCCTGTGGGCATGCGGGGGGTGATCCGATGCCCTGTTCGTGCCAACCCCCCACTGCTCTTTGTCAGCTGGACCAAGGACGGGCAGGCCCTGCAGCTGGACAAG TTCCCCGGCTGGTCCCAGGGCCCAGAAGGCTCCCTGATCATTGCCCTGGGGAACGAGGATGCGCTGGGAGAATACTCCTGCACCCCCTACAACAGTCTGGGCACTGCAGGGCCCTCCCCAGTCACCCGTGTTCTGCTCAAG GCTCCCCCAGCTTTTCTAGAACGTCCCAAAGAAGAATATTTCCAAGAAGTAGGGCGAGAACTCCTTATCCCCTGCTCTGCCCGAGGAGACCCTTCACCTACTATCTCTTGGGCCAAG GTGGGCCGGGGGCCGCAGGGCCAGGCCCAGGTGGACAGCAACAGTAGCCTCATCCTGCGACCATTGACCAAGGAGGCCCATGGACGCTGGGAGTGCACGGCCAGCAATGCTGTGGCCCGAGTGGCCGCCTCCACGAATGTCTACGTGCTGG GCACCAGCCCCCACGTTGTCACCAATGTGTCTGTGGTACCTTTGCCCAAGGGTGCCAATGTCTCCTGGGAGCCGGGCTTTGATGGTGGCTATCTGCAGAGATTCAGTGTCTGGTATACCCCCTT GGCAAAGCGTCCTGATCGAGCCCACCATGACTGGGTGTCCCTGGCAGTGCCCGTGGGCACTGCTTTCCTCCTAGTGCCAGGCCTGCAGCCCCACACCCAGTACCAGTTCAGTGTCCTCGCTCAGAACAAGCTGGGGAGCGGGCCCTTCAGCGAGATTGTCTTGTCTGCCCCTGAAG GGCTTCCTACCACACCAGCTGCCCCCAGTCCTCCCCCGACAGAGATGTCGCCTCCCCTGTCCCCTCCACGAGGTCTGGTGGCAGTGAGGACGCCCCGGGGGGTACTCCTGCACTGGGATCCCCCGGAACTGGTCCCTAAGAGGCTGGATGGCTACATCCTGGAGGGCCGGCAGGGCTCCCAGGGCTGGGAGGTGTTGGATCGGGCCGTGGCAGGCACAGAAATGCAGCTGTTGGTGCCAGGACTTATCAAG GACGTTCTCTACGAATTCCGCCTCGTGGCCTTCTCTGGTAGCTATGTCAGTGATCCCAGCAACACAGCCAACGTCTCCACTTCTG GCCTGGAGGTTTACCCCTCGCGCACACAGCTGCCAGGCCTCCTGCCCCAGCCAGTGCTGGCCGGCGTGGTGGGCGGGGTCTGCTTCCTGGGCGTGGCTGTGCTCGTGAGCATCTTGGCCGCCTGCCTCATGAACCGGCGCCGAGCTGCCCGTCGCCGCCGCAAACGCCTCCGTCAAG ATCCACCTCTTATCTTCTCTCCCGCCGGAAAGTCGGCTCCCCA CTCTGCTCCGGGCTCGGGCAGTCCTGACAGCGTggcgaagctgaagctccagggtTCCCCAGTCCCCAGCCTGCGCCAGAGTCTGCTCTGGGGGGACCCCGCTGGACCCCCCAGCCCCCCTCCGGATCCTCCACCTAGCCGGGGGCCCTTACCCCTGGAGCCCATTTGCCGGGGACCAGATGGGCGCTTTGTGATGGGACCCCAGGTGGGGACCTCCCGAGAAAAGTCAGGCCCTGAGCAGTCCGAGCCTCGGACCCCAGCTCGGCGTCAGGCCAGGTCCTATgattgcagcagcagcagccccagtggGATGCCCCAGCCCCTCTGCATTGCAGACATCAGCCCTGTGGGGCCCCCTCGACCGGCCCCACCCAGTCCTCTGCCAGGTCCAGGACCCCTGCTCCAGTACCTGAGCCTGCCCTTCTTCAGGGAGATGAATGTAGATGGGGACTGGCTCCCTGTGGAGGAACCCGGGCCTGCTCCACCCCCAGATTACATGGATACCCGGCCCTGCCCCACCTCATCTAACCTCCAGCCCCTGGACTGCAGCTCTGAGTCCCCCAGGGCAGCACTTCCTGGGGTCATGGTCGGGGTTGGGGCCGCACCAGAGCCCCCGTACACAGCACTGGTTGACTGGACAATGAGGGAACGGCTGCTGCCAAGCCTTCTCCCTGCTGCCCCTCGCGGCAGCCTCACAAGCCAGAGCAGTGGGCGGGGCAGCGCCTCCTTCCTCAGGCCCCCCTCCACAGCCCCCTCTGCAGGAGGCAGCTACCTCAGCCCTGCTCCAGGAGACACCAGCAGCTGGGCCAGTGGCCCTGAGAGGTGGCCCCGGAGGGAGCATGTGGTGACAGTCAGCAAGAG GAGGAACACATCTGTGGATGAGAACTATGAGTGGGACTCAGAATTCCCAGGGGACATGGAGTTGCTGGAGACTCTGCACTTGGGCTTGGCTGGCCCTCGATCCCGACTTGAAGCTGAGCCAGAGCTAG GTGTGAAGACTCCAGAGGAGGGCTGCCTCCTGAGTGCTGCCCATGCTCCTGGCCCTGAGGCCCGCTGCGCTGCCCTTCGGGAGGAATTCCTGGCCTTCCGCCGGCGCCGAGATGCCGCTAGGTCCCGGCTACCAGCCTATCGACAGCCCGTCTTCCACCCTGAGCAGGCCACTCTGCTGTGA
- the TAGLN2 gene encoding transgelin-2 isoform X1 — MANRGPAYGLSREVQQKIEKQYDADLEQILIQWITTQCRKDVGRPQPGRENFQNWLKDGTVLCELINGLYPEGQAPVKKIQASTMAFKQMEQISQFLQAAERYGINTTDIFQTVDLWEGKNMACVQRTLMNLGGLAVARDDGLFSGDPNWFPKKSKENPRYFSDNQLQEGKNVIGLQMGTNRGASQAGMTGYGMPRQIL; from the exons ATGGCCAACAGGGGACCTGCCTACGGCCTGAGCCGGGAGGTACAGCAGAAGATTGAGAAACAGTACGATGCGGACCTGGAGCAAATCCTGATCCAGTGGATCACCACCCAGTGCCGCAAGGATGTGGGCCGGCCCCAGCCTGGGCGCGAGAACTTCCAGAACTGGCTCAAGGATGGCACG GTGCTGTGTGAGCTCATTAATGGGCTGTACCCCGAGGGGCAGGCCCCGGTGAAGAAGATCCAGGCCTCCACCATGGCCTTCAAGCAGATGGAGCAGATCTCCCAGTTCCTGCAAGCAGCCGAGCGCTATGGCATCAACACCACTGACATCTTCCAGACTGTGGACCTCTGGGAAG GAAAGAACATGGCCTGTGTGCAGCGGACACTGATGAATCTGGGCGGGCTGGCGGTAGCCCGGGATGATGGGCTCTTCTCTGGGGATCCTAACTGGTTTCCCAA GAAATCCAAGGAGAACCCTCGGTACTTCTCGGACAACCAACTGCAGGAGGGCAAGAATGTGATTGGCTTACAGATGGGGACCAACCGCGGGGCTTCTCAGGCAGGCATGACCGGCTACGGGATGCCGCGCCAGATCCTCTGA